In one window of Thalassococcus arenae DNA:
- a CDS encoding SIMPL domain-containing protein, with amino-acid sequence MPGFRLFLGLAAMLVSLALVTPAMAQSDESARLTVTGQGEAFAAPDMATVTLGMTAQADAADAAMQQVSAVVDAILARLDAFGIAAADRQTSDLSLGPIYGNRQNDEGGRDIVGFQAYNRLTVRVRNLDDLGDVLSAVLDDGANQLDGLSFGVQDPRPVLDAARRDAVADARAKAELFAEAAGVTLGPVLSLTEGGGQTGPFPEMMSMARGADAVPVAAGEATFSASVMMVFALGN; translated from the coding sequence ATGCCCGGTTTTCGTTTGTTTCTTGGATTGGCCGCGATGCTGGTGTCGCTGGCGCTGGTGACGCCCGCCATGGCGCAATCCGACGAGTCGGCGCGCCTGACGGTGACCGGGCAGGGCGAGGCCTTTGCCGCACCCGACATGGCGACCGTGACGCTGGGCATGACCGCGCAGGCGGATGCCGCGGACGCGGCGATGCAGCAGGTTTCGGCAGTGGTCGACGCGATCCTGGCACGGCTCGACGCGTTCGGCATTGCCGCCGCCGACCGCCAGACATCCGACCTGTCGCTCGGTCCGATCTACGGCAACCGTCAAAATGACGAAGGGGGCCGCGATATCGTGGGTTTCCAGGCCTATAACCGGCTGACCGTGCGCGTGCGCAACCTGGACGACCTGGGTGATGTGCTGTCGGCGGTGCTGGACGACGGCGCCAACCAGCTCGACGGGCTGAGCTTTGGCGTACAGGATCCGCGGCCGGTGCTGGATGCCGCGCGCCGCGATGCGGTGGCCGATGCGCGCGCCAAGGCCGAGCTTTTCGCCGAGGCCGCCGGAGTGACGCTGGGGCCCGTGCTGTCGTTGACCGAAGGCGGCGGCCAGACCGGTCCCTTTCCCGAAATGATGAGCATGGCCCGCGGCGCCGATGCGGTGCCCGTCGCAGCGGGCGAAGCGACGTTTTCCGCCAGCGTGATGATGGTCTTTGCGCTCGGGAACTGA